One window of Triticum dicoccoides isolate Atlit2015 ecotype Zavitan chromosome 5A, WEW_v2.0, whole genome shotgun sequence genomic DNA carries:
- the LOC119301822 gene encoding heat stress transcription factor B-1-like, with translation MAGAAAQQQQQKGGGAVRVGGGGPAPFLTKTHQMVEERGTDEVISWGEQGRSFVVWKPVELARDLLPLHFKHCNFSSFVRQLNTYGFRKVVPDRWEFANENFRRGEQGLLSGIRRRKATATTTTPQSSKTSGTGVNVAFPPPLPALRPASASTSGTGNDHSSSSASSPTRPDLSSENEQLRKDNHALAAELALARRHCEELLGFLSRFLDVRQLDLRLLMDGDMQGAAGAGGARSADQEHCCEKKVKLFGVILKDASARKRGRCDEAAASERSMKMTRIGEPWVGVPSSCPARCGGGN, from the exons atggccggggcggcggcgcagcagcagcagcagaagggtGGTGGTGCGGTGAGGGTCGGCGGCGGAGGGCCGGCGCCGTTCCTGACCAAGACGCACCagatggtggaggagcgcgggacggaCGAGGTGATCTCGTGGGGCGAGCAAGGGCGGTCGTTCGTGGTGTGGAAGCCGGTGGAGCTCGCCCGCGACCTCCTGCCGCTCCACTTCAAGCACTGCAACTTCTCCTCCTTCGTCCGCCAGCTCAACACCTAC GGTTTTCGGAAGGTGGTGCCGGACCGGTGGGAGTTCGCAAACGAGAACTTCCGGCGAGGCGAGCAAGGCCTCCTCTCCGGCATCCGTCGCCGCAAGgccacggcgacgacgacgactccCCAGTCCTCTAAAACCAGCGGAACCGGCGTAAACGTCGCGTTCCCTCCGCCGCTGCCTGCTCTGCGTCCCGCGTCTGCCAGCACGTCCGGCACCGGCAACGACCACAGCTCCTCCTCGGCGTCCTCGCCGACGCGCCCGGATCTCAGCAGCGAGAACGAGCAGCTCAGGAAGGACAACCACGCGCTGGCAGCGGAGCTGGCCCTGGCGCGGCGGCACTGCGAGGAGCTCCTGGGCTTCCTCTCCCGCTTCCTGGACGTCCGCCAGCTGGACCTGCGCCTGCTGATGGACGGAGACATGCAAGGCGCGGCCGGGGCCGGCGGCGCCCGCTCGGCGGACCAAGAGCACTGCTGCGAGAAGAAGGTGAAGCTGTTCGGCGTGATCCTCAAGGACGCGTCGGCGAGGAAGAGgggccggtgcgacgaggcggcggCCAGCGAGCGGTCGATGAAGATGACGAGGATCGGGGAACCGTGGGTCGGCGTGCCGTCGTCCTGCCCGGCGCGCTGCGGCGGCGGGAACTGA